One Campylobacter concisus DNA window includes the following coding sequences:
- a CDS encoding acetyl-CoA carboxylase subunit A yields the protein MIHKILIANRGEIAVRIVRACRDLHIQSVGIYTAPDSECLHVRIADEAYQVGEDPIKGYLDAKAIVKLAKECGADAIHPGYGFLSENYEFAKAVEDAGLIFIGPKAEVIKKMGDKNIARYLMKKNGIPIVPGTEKLNDESMDAIKEHARRIGYPVILKASGGGGGRGIREVWQEEDMQDAFESCTREAKAYFNNDEVFMEKLVVNPRHIEFQILGDNYGNIIHLCERDCSIQRRHQKIIEIAPCPSISENLRKIMGVTAVAAAKAVGYSNVGTIEFLLDDYNNFYFMEMNTRIQVEHGITEEITGHDLVVRQIRIAAGEILEIEQSDIKPRGYAIEARITAENVWENFIPAPGTIEGYYPALGPSVRVDSHVYKDYTIPPFYDSLIAKLIVKATDYDLAVNKLERALEEFTIEGVRTIIPFLLTISKSKEFRRGFFDTSYVEKNLKTILENTYDDMNKEPNDDLEEVIVEAIKRYKKKR from the coding sequence ATGATACATAAAATTCTTATCGCAAATCGTGGTGAGATCGCAGTTAGAATAGTCAGAGCTTGTAGGGATTTACACATCCAAAGCGTAGGAATTTACACAGCGCCAGACAGCGAGTGCTTGCATGTAAGGATAGCTGATGAGGCCTATCAAGTGGGCGAAGATCCGATCAAAGGCTATCTTGACGCCAAAGCGATCGTAAAGCTCGCTAAAGAGTGTGGGGCTGATGCGATACACCCAGGATACGGCTTTTTAAGCGAAAACTACGAATTTGCAAAGGCAGTTGAGGATGCTGGGCTCATTTTCATCGGTCCAAAGGCCGAAGTTATCAAGAAAATGGGCGATAAAAACATCGCTAGATATCTAATGAAGAAAAACGGCATACCAATAGTGCCAGGCACTGAAAAGCTAAATGATGAGAGTATGGACGCCATAAAAGAGCACGCAAGGCGCATCGGCTACCCAGTCATCCTAAAAGCAAGCGGTGGTGGTGGTGGCCGCGGCATCAGAGAGGTTTGGCAAGAAGAAGATATGCAAGATGCCTTTGAGTCGTGCACCAGAGAGGCCAAGGCATACTTTAACAACGACGAAGTTTTTATGGAGAAGCTTGTCGTCAATCCTCGCCACATCGAGTTTCAAATTTTAGGCGATAACTACGGCAACATCATCCACCTTTGCGAGCGTGACTGCTCTATCCAAAGGCGCCACCAAAAGATCATCGAGATCGCGCCTTGTCCTTCGATCAGTGAAAATTTAAGAAAGATCATGGGCGTGACTGCGGTCGCTGCTGCAAAGGCTGTGGGCTACTCAAACGTCGGAACGATCGAGTTTTTGCTAGATGACTACAACAACTTTTACTTCATGGAGATGAACACTCGTATCCAAGTGGAGCACGGCATCACCGAAGAGATAACAGGCCATGACCTAGTAGTTAGGCAGATAAGGATCGCAGCGGGCGAGATACTAGAGATCGAGCAAAGCGACATCAAGCCACGCGGCTATGCGATAGAGGCGAGGATCACGGCTGAGAATGTCTGGGAGAATTTCATCCCAGCACCAGGCACTATCGAGGGCTACTACCCAGCTCTTGGCCCATCTGTGCGTGTCGATAGCCACGTTTATAAAGACTATACCATACCGCCATTTTACGACTCACTTATCGCAAAGCTGATAGTAAAAGCGACCGACTACGACCTCGCGGTAAATAAGCTTGAAAGAGCACTTGAAGAATTTACCATCGAGGGCGTGCGAACGATCATCCCATTTTTGCTAACGATCAGCAAAAGTAAGGAGTTTAGAAGAGGATTTTTCGATACTAGCTACGTCGAGAAAAACTTAAAAACTATCCTTGAAAACACCTACGACGATATGAACAAAGAACCAAATGACGACCTAGAAGAGGTCATCGTAGAGGCGATAAAAAGATATAAAAAGAAGAGATAA
- the gdhA gene encoding NADP-specific glutamate dehydrogenase, which produces MSEYIEQTMEWIKKTNPGQGVFVQAATEVLNSLEPLIKRESKYQKHAILERIVIPERTVIFRVTYTGDDGRPKVNNGYRVQFNSAVGPYKGGLRLHPSVDLGVLKFLGFEQIFKNSLTGVNIGGAKGGSTFDPKGKSEGEIMRFCQAFMSELYRHIGNTVDVPAGDIGVGAREIGYMFGQYKKLTGRFDGILTGKGLNWGGSLARTEATGYGLVYFTQNMLKKAGLDLEGKKCSISGSGNVAIYTVEKLYQAGALPITVSDSNGYVYDAEGIDLAVLKELKEVKRARLSEYTKFRPNAKYVSVSEYKEGRNGVWDVPCDGAFPCATQNELHLADIKVLYANGCRFVAEGANMPSTLDAINFMLAQKDFHFAPAKAANAGGVGTSGLEMMQNAGMTSWSFEEVDRRLHGIMNHIFELSYETSKEFGDEGNLVLGSNIAGFRKVADAMIDQGYV; this is translated from the coding sequence ATGAGCGAGTACATCGAACAAACGATGGAGTGGATAAAGAAGACCAACCCAGGTCAAGGCGTCTTTGTCCAAGCTGCGACTGAGGTTTTAAACAGCCTAGAGCCGCTTATCAAAAGAGAGAGCAAGTACCAAAAACACGCGATCCTAGAGCGCATCGTCATCCCTGAGCGCACAGTGATCTTTCGCGTGACATACACAGGCGACGATGGCAGACCAAAGGTAAATAACGGCTACCGCGTGCAGTTTAACTCAGCCGTTGGCCCATACAAAGGCGGTCTAAGGCTCCACCCAAGCGTCGATCTTGGCGTGCTAAAATTTCTTGGATTTGAGCAAATTTTCAAAAACTCGCTCACTGGCGTAAATATCGGCGGCGCAAAAGGCGGCAGCACCTTTGATCCAAAGGGCAAGAGTGAGGGCGAGATAATGCGCTTTTGCCAAGCATTTATGAGCGAGCTATATCGCCACATCGGCAACACCGTGGATGTGCCAGCAGGCGACATCGGCGTGGGCGCTAGAGAGATCGGCTATATGTTTGGCCAGTATAAAAAGCTAACTGGCAGATTTGATGGCATCCTAACTGGCAAGGGGCTAAACTGGGGCGGCAGTCTAGCGCGCACAGAGGCTACTGGTTACGGATTAGTATATTTCACTCAAAACATGTTAAAAAAAGCTGGACTTGATCTAGAGGGCAAAAAATGCAGCATCAGCGGTAGCGGAAATGTCGCCATCTACACGGTCGAAAAGCTCTATCAAGCAGGCGCACTGCCTATCACTGTCTCTGACTCAAACGGATACGTCTATGACGCTGAGGGCATCGATCTAGCGGTGCTTAAAGAGTTAAAAGAGGTCAAGCGCGCTCGCCTTAGCGAATACACCAAATTTAGACCAAACGCAAAATATGTAAGCGTGAGCGAGTATAAAGAGGGCAGAAACGGTGTCTGGGACGTGCCATGCGACGGAGCCTTCCCATGTGCGACACAAAACGAGCTTCACCTAGCTGACATAAAAGTGCTTTACGCAAATGGCTGCCGCTTCGTGGCTGAGGGCGCAAACATGCCAAGCACGCTTGATGCGATAAATTTCATGCTTGCGCAAAAAGACTTTCACTTTGCTCCAGCAAAAGCAGCAAACGCTGGCGGTGTGGGCACGAGCGGACTTGAGATGATGCAAAACGCTGGCATGACTTCGTGGAGCTTTGAGGAGGTCGATCGCAGACTTCATGGCATCATGAATCACATCTTTGAACTAAGCTACGAAACGAGTAAAGAGTTTGGCGATGAGGGCAACCTAGTGCTTGGCTCAAATATCGCTGGCTTTAGAAAAGTGGCTGATGCGATGATAGATCAAGGATATGTGTAG
- the lspA gene encoding signal peptidase II, protein MRKSLFKFFIAFFLIFIVDQAIKMIFIDGFLWEGEFFSLVLTYNKGVAFSMFAFLDEWLKFIQIALILGVFVYLVVEKKLLCSHAIWLGALLGAGSSNITDRFIHGGVVDYVFWHKWFNFAVFNFADVMIDLCVVMILWQSFRKRRESGK, encoded by the coding sequence ATGCGTAAAAGCTTATTCAAATTTTTCATCGCGTTTTTTCTCATTTTTATCGTTGATCAAGCGATAAAGATGATATTTATAGATGGTTTTTTATGGGAGGGCGAGTTTTTCTCGCTAGTTCTTACATATAATAAGGGCGTTGCATTTTCGATGTTTGCCTTTTTAGATGAGTGGCTTAAATTTATCCAGATAGCTCTCATTTTAGGCGTTTTTGTCTATCTAGTCGTTGAAAAAAAACTGCTTTGCTCGCATGCCATTTGGCTTGGAGCTTTGCTAGGAGCTGGCAGCTCAAACATCACAGATAGATTTATCCATGGTGGCGTTGTGGATTACGTCTTTTGGCATAAGTGGTTTAACTTTGCGGTCTTTAACTTTGCTGATGTGATGATCGATCTTTGCGTTGTGATGATACTTTGGCAAAGTTTTAGAAAAAGGAGAGAGAGTGGGAAATAA
- the thrS gene encoding threonine--tRNA ligase: MSDIIAYKLNGEIVDTQSIAGRESSAEPIYFDNSKEALHVIRHSCAHLMAQAIKSLYPKAKFFVGPNVEDGFYYDFRVDDEGTKLGESDLAAIEDKMKELAEKKFDIVKTCSTKANMSEKFKNDDLKQEVLKRIPDGEVSSYAQGDFEDLCRGPHVPNTKFLKFFKLTRVAGAYLGGDESREMLTRIYGTAYADKESLKEHIRIIEEAKKRDHRKLGVEMKLFTFDEEVGGGLPIWLPNGGRLRSKLEQLLYKAHRDRGYEPVRGPELLKADVWRRSGHYANYKENMYFTTIDDAEYGIKPMNCVGHIKVYQSDIRSYRDLPLKFFEYGVVHRHEKSGVLHGLFRVREFAQDDSHIFCMPSQIKENILEILKFAGTIMENFGFHYEMEISTKPAKAIGGDEIWDTATKALKEALDENGFKYGIDEGGGAFYGPKIDIKITDALKRKWQCGTIQVDFNLPERFDLGYIDANNERQRPVMLHRALLGSFERFIGILLEHTAGELPFFIAPTQVVIVPISDAHLDYAKEISRELRKINVDSEIASKNESLNKRIRTAEKQRVPMIVVLGDNEVANKSVALRDRQARTQSDMSLAEFINLTKEKLSEVHF, encoded by the coding sequence ATGAGCGATATCATCGCATACAAACTAAATGGCGAAATAGTCGATACTCAAAGTATCGCAGGGCGTGAGAGTAGTGCTGAGCCTATCTATTTTGACAACTCAAAAGAGGCACTACACGTTATCAGACACTCCTGTGCGCACCTCATGGCACAAGCTATCAAATCACTCTATCCAAAGGCAAAATTCTTTGTCGGACCAAACGTAGAAGATGGATTTTATTATGATTTTAGAGTTGATGATGAGGGCACGAAGCTAGGCGAGAGCGATCTAGCAGCGATCGAAGATAAGATGAAAGAGCTTGCTGAGAAGAAATTTGACATAGTTAAAACCTGCTCAACCAAAGCTAATATGAGTGAGAAATTTAAAAACGACGATCTAAAACAAGAGGTCTTAAAAAGAATTCCAGATGGCGAAGTGAGCAGCTACGCACAAGGCGATTTTGAAGATCTTTGCCGCGGACCACATGTGCCAAATACTAAATTTTTAAAATTCTTCAAGCTTACACGCGTGGCTGGCGCGTATCTTGGCGGCGATGAGAGCCGTGAGATGCTAACTAGAATTTACGGCACAGCTTACGCAGACAAAGAGAGCCTAAAAGAGCACATCCGCATCATCGAAGAGGCTAAAAAGCGCGATCACAGAAAGCTTGGCGTCGAGATGAAGCTATTTACATTTGATGAAGAGGTGGGTGGTGGTTTGCCTATCTGGCTACCAAATGGCGGACGCTTAAGATCAAAACTAGAGCAGCTATTATACAAAGCTCACAGAGATCGCGGCTACGAGCCAGTGCGAGGTCCTGAGCTTTTAAAGGCTGATGTGTGGAGAAGAAGCGGCCACTACGCAAACTATAAAGAAAATATGTACTTTACAACGATCGATGACGCAGAGTACGGCATAAAGCCGATGAACTGCGTGGGTCACATCAAAGTTTATCAGTCAGACATCCGCTCATACCGCGATTTGCCGCTTAAGTTTTTCGAATACGGCGTCGTACATCGCCATGAGAAAAGCGGCGTGCTTCACGGACTTTTCAGGGTGCGTGAATTTGCCCAGGACGACTCGCATATCTTTTGTATGCCAAGCCAGATAAAAGAAAATATCTTAGAAATTTTAAAATTTGCTGGCACGATAATGGAAAATTTTGGCTTCCACTATGAGATGGAGATATCGACCAAGCCAGCCAAAGCGATCGGTGGCGATGAAATTTGGGATACAGCTACAAAAGCGCTAAAAGAAGCTCTTGATGAAAATGGCTTTAAATACGGCATCGACGAGGGCGGCGGCGCATTTTATGGACCAAAGATCGACATCAAGATAACTGACGCGCTTAAGAGAAAGTGGCAGTGCGGCACGATACAAGTGGATTTTAACTTGCCAGAGCGCTTTGATCTAGGCTACATCGACGCAAATAACGAAAGACAGCGCCCTGTAATGCTTCACAGAGCCTTGCTTGGCAGTTTTGAGAGATTTATAGGAATTTTACTTGAGCACACTGCTGGCGAGCTACCATTTTTCATAGCTCCAACGCAAGTCGTCATCGTGCCTATTAGCGACGCGCATTTAGACTATGCAAAAGAAATTTCACGCGAGCTAAGAAAGATCAACGTCGATAGCGAGATCGCAAGTAAAAATGAGAGTTTAAATAAGAGAATAAGAACGGCAGAAAAACAAAGGGTGCCTATGATAGTCGTGCTAGGAGACAACGAAGTAGCGAACAAGAGCGTTGCGTTGCGCGACAGACAGGCTAGGACGCAGAGCGATATGAGCTTGGCGGAATTTATAAATTTAACGAAGGAGAAACTTAGTGAGGTACATTTTTGA
- a CDS encoding NINE protein: MGNNIYVAYALWLLTGWLGAHRIYLGKFITGFLMMGLFFVGYSLQIILIGYLFLAIWGIWWLIDVFLVGAYVEKNLQKAELKERVKLKDKENDLKRLYELFESGAISKAEFEARKEILFR, from the coding sequence GTGGGAAATAATATCTACGTCGCATACGCGCTTTGGCTGCTTACTGGCTGGCTTGGAGCGCATAGAATTTACCTTGGTAAATTTATCACTGGCTTTTTAATGATGGGACTATTTTTCGTTGGCTACTCTTTGCAAATCATCCTCATTGGCTACTTATTTTTGGCTATTTGGGGCATTTGGTGGCTTATCGACGTATTTTTGGTTGGTGCTTATGTCGAGAAAAATTTACAAAAGGCCGAGCTAAAAGAGAGAGTAAAACTAAAAGATAAAGAGAATGACTTAAAAAGGCTTTACGAGCTTTTTGAGAGTGGTGCGATCAGCAAGGCTGAATTTGAAGCTAGAAAAGAGATACTTTTTAGATAA
- the infC gene encoding translation initiation factor IF-3: MSKENEVLLNEDIRAREVRCVGDDGTAYGVISRDEALEISNKLGLDLVLIAPDAKPPVCKIMDYGKFRYQQEKKQKEAKKKQKTIEIKEIKLSVKIAQNDINYKVKHASEFLQDGKHVKFRVFLKGREMSTPEAGVAMLEKVWEMIKDEADRDKEPIIEGRYVNMLVTPKKG; this comes from the coding sequence TTGAGTAAGGAAAATGAAGTATTGCTCAATGAGGACATAAGGGCGAGAGAGGTAAGATGTGTAGGGGATGATGGCACGGCATACGGTGTCATCTCAAGAGATGAGGCTTTAGAGATCTCAAATAAGCTTGGGCTTGATCTAGTGCTTATAGCGCCAGACGCGAAGCCGCCAGTTTGCAAGATAATGGACTATGGTAAATTCCGCTATCAGCAAGAGAAAAAGCAAAAAGAGGCCAAGAAAAAGCAAAAAACCATCGAGATAAAAGAGATAAAACTCTCTGTCAAGATCGCCCAAAACGATATAAACTACAAGGTTAAACACGCAAGCGAGTTTTTGCAAGATGGCAAACACGTTAAATTTCGTGTATTTTTAAAGGGTCGCGAGATGAGCACCCCAGAGGCTGGCGTAGCCATGCTTGAGAAGGTCTGGGAGATGATCAAAGATGAAGCTGACCGCGACAAAGAGCCTATAATAGAAGGTCGTTATGTAAATATGCTTGTAACTCCAAAAAAGGGTTAA
- a CDS encoding SMI1/KNR4 family protein — protein sequence MFLKLDEIARKLDRIFLPLEQDGMTGMRLLPQKDASALVQAQNSLGVNFPAKFTKLMSKFELGNFEICNVSFGSRGDYASELVRLNSVDEFGGKWWQGEARQANLIVFAVGDPWIFLLDCTSGAVYAWLLEDDELCSRRVASDFEKFFIALASTYIARLNDETLPSAKQILNFVQADDVALYFWQEMTQI from the coding sequence ATGTTTTTAAAACTAGACGAGATCGCTAGAAAACTAGATCGAATTTTCTTGCCGCTAGAGCAAGATGGCATGACTGGCATGAGACTTTTGCCGCAAAAGGATGCTTCGGCGCTCGTGCAAGCACAAAATAGCCTTGGCGTAAATTTCCCAGCTAAATTTACAAAGCTAATGAGCAAATTTGAGCTTGGCAATTTTGAAATTTGCAATGTCAGCTTTGGCTCAAGAGGCGACTATGCAAGCGAGCTAGTGCGCCTAAACAGCGTAGATGAGTTTGGAGGCAAATGGTGGCAGGGTGAAGCTCGCCAAGCAAATTTGATAGTTTTTGCCGTGGGAGATCCTTGGATATTTTTGCTTGATTGCACGAGTGGTGCGGTCTATGCATGGCTACTTGAAGATGACGAGCTTTGCAGCAGGCGCGTTGCGAGCGACTTTGAAAAATTTTTCATAGCGCTTGCCAGCACCTATATAGCAAGACTAAATGACGAAACCCTGCCATCAGCCAAGCAAATCCTAAATTTTGTCCAAGCAGACGACGTGGCACTTTATTTTTGGCAAGAGATGACGCAAATTTAG
- a CDS encoding YbaK/EbsC family protein: protein MSEQIFNKIHELLSKNEAKFRVIEHESARTSEEVAKIRGTKMSQGAKALVCSIKGVSEEKFRQIFKDENVLDGYLLDDEKPAMKAGKIYLLAVLPADEQADLDALTQKFDGKRASLASPDEVTALADCVFGSVPPFSFHKNLHLVVDESLLEQNEEIAFNAGLLDRSVVLNAKDYARIVKPVFVKFAKEKC from the coding sequence GTGTCAGAGCAAATTTTTAATAAAATCCACGAGCTTCTTAGCAAAAATGAGGCTAAATTTAGAGTGATAGAGCATGAGAGTGCTAGGACTTCAGAGGAGGTCGCTAAGATAAGGGGCACGAAGATGAGCCAGGGCGCAAAGGCGCTGGTCTGCTCTATAAAGGGCGTTAGCGAGGAGAAATTTAGGCAAATTTTTAAAGATGAAAATGTGCTAGATGGTTACTTGCTAGATGACGAAAAGCCAGCGATGAAGGCTGGTAAAATTTACTTGCTTGCGGTTTTGCCAGCGGACGAGCAGGCTGATCTTGACGCGCTTACGCAAAAATTTGATGGTAAAAGAGCAAGCCTTGCTAGCCCAGATGAGGTTACAGCGCTTGCTGATTGCGTATTTGGCTCGGTTCCGCCATTTAGCTTTCATAAAAATTTGCACCTTGTTGTGGATGAGAGTTTGCTAGAGCAAAACGAGGAGATCGCCTTTAATGCAGGGCTTCTTGATAGATCAGTCGTTTTAAACGCAAAAGACTACGCTAGGATAGTAAAGCCAGTGTTTGTTAAATTTGCAAAAGAAAAGTGCTAG
- a CDS encoding CopD family protein, translating into MAEYYLYLKYLHYLFFISWMAVLFYQPRLYVYHVENMDKPDFVKVVEVMEYKMYHYIGWVALIGSFVTGILILIAMPDLIKTGHIHVKILVVILMAIYHLDLGRYMKQLKEKRCNKSGIFFRAYNEVPTIAMLIIIWVMIVNPF; encoded by the coding sequence ATGGCAGAATATTATCTTTACTTAAAATACCTCCACTATTTGTTTTTCATCTCGTGGATGGCAGTGCTGTTTTATCAGCCAAGGCTCTACGTTTATCACGTAGAAAACATGGATAAACCAGACTTCGTAAAAGTAGTTGAGGTGATGGAGTACAAGATGTATCACTACATCGGCTGGGTAGCACTCATTGGCTCATTTGTCACTGGCATTTTGATACTTATCGCGATGCCTGATCTTATAAAAACTGGTCACATCCACGTCAAAATTTTAGTTGTCATCTTAATGGCCATCTATCACCTAGACCTTGGACGCTACATGAAGCAGCTCAAAGAGAAACGCTGTAACAAAAGTGGCATCTTCTTTAGAGCTTACAACGAAGTGCCAACTATCGCGATGCTCATCATCATCTGGGTCATGATAGTAAATCCATTTTAA
- a CDS encoding PQQ-binding-like beta-propeller repeat protein, with the protein MVRSYPLDMPGVEFRGHGVTGIYEMDECIAFVHFAFGVPSELEIVQKLTPNYVLLDTFSRDFSEHKRSTLTYKQSEIFIASNARCYPENGYFVLNTRYYKGYINSPAKLIKISDGQMSELGVAKEPVKEIYNDAKTYEFDGFCVRMSSPFMMECKEILGGAELKSEAKDENLNANLPPKEQGARIGKSIWRLKLGAYLYTPVCLRDGVLYFGTAGKGGDLYAVDAKSGEVVFKFKTSGTEHFVWVDGQILLANRKNKPVLISAKDGLLLKEIEFEKFRLGADQIMLVSGGRLYAVANDGAKIYAVCAEI; encoded by the coding sequence GTGGTTAGATCATATCCTCTTGATATGCCTGGCGTGGAGTTTCGCGGGCACGGCGTGACTGGCATTTACGAGATGGACGAGTGCATTGCATTTGTGCATTTTGCTTTTGGCGTGCCTAGCGAGCTAGAGATAGTTCAAAAACTAACGCCAAACTACGTGCTACTAGATACATTTTCGCGCGACTTTAGCGAGCACAAAAGATCAACGCTTACCTACAAACAAAGCGAAATTTTTATAGCTAGCAATGCGCGTTGTTACCCAGAAAATGGCTACTTCGTGCTAAATACTAGATACTACAAGGGCTACATAAACTCCCCTGCAAAGCTCATAAAGATAAGTGACGGGCAGATGAGCGAGCTCGGCGTTGCTAAGGAGCCTGTAAAAGAGATATATAACGACGCTAAAACGTATGAATTTGATGGCTTTTGCGTGCGAATGAGCTCGCCATTTATGATGGAGTGCAAAGAAATTTTGGGCGGCGCAGAGCTCAAAAGCGAAGCAAAAGATGAAAATTTAAACGCTAATTTGCCGCCCAAAGAGCAGGGCGCAAGGATAGGCAAGAGCATCTGGCGGCTAAAGCTTGGCGCATATCTCTACACGCCAGTTTGCCTGCGTGATGGAGTGCTTTACTTTGGCACCGCTGGCAAGGGCGGAGATCTATACGCCGTGGATGCAAAAAGTGGCGAGGTGGTGTTTAAGTTTAAAACCAGCGGCACGGAGCATTTTGTTTGGGTCGATGGTCAAATTTTGCTCGCAAACCGCAAAAATAAGCCAGTTTTGATAAGCGCCAAAGATGGCTTGCTATTAAAAGAGATAGAGTTTGAGAAATTTAGACTTGGCGCAGATCAGATCATGCTAGTAAGCGGTGGCAGGCTCTATGCTGTGGCAAATGACGGAGCTAAAATTTACGCAGTTTGTGCGGAAATTTAG
- the ung gene encoding uracil-DNA glycosylase has translation MQINLDDIKIEPSWKEVLKDEFLSENFARIKENFLKAKSAGVVYPPSGLIFNAFNLTPFHSVKVVILGQDPYHGANQAMGLSFSVPSGVRVPPSLVNIYKEIYADLGIKEPNSGDLTKWAKQGVLLLNSTLSVSAGAANSHASFGWQGFTDAVIRKISENLQNVVFMLWGNPAKAKAPLIDASKHLILEAAHPSPLARGAFFGCRHFSKANIYLANHGKTPIEWDLNAQI, from the coding sequence ATGCAGATAAATTTAGATGACATCAAGATCGAACCAAGCTGGAAAGAGGTGCTAAAAGATGAGTTTTTGAGTGAAAATTTCGCTCGCATCAAAGAGAATTTCTTAAAAGCAAAGAGCGCTGGCGTCGTCTATCCACCAAGCGGGCTTATATTTAACGCATTTAATCTAACGCCATTTCACTCTGTCAAGGTGGTTATCCTAGGACAAGACCCATATCACGGCGCAAATCAAGCCATGGGACTAAGCTTTTCAGTGCCAAGTGGCGTGAGAGTGCCACCAAGCCTTGTGAATATCTATAAAGAAATTTACGCCGATCTTGGCATAAAAGAGCCAAATAGCGGCGATCTTACAAAGTGGGCAAAGCAAGGCGTGCTGCTTCTAAACTCGACTTTAAGCGTAAGTGCTGGAGCGGCAAATTCTCACGCTAGCTTTGGCTGGCAGGGGTTTACAGACGCTGTCATAAGAAAGATAAGTGAAAATTTACAAAACGTAGTTTTTATGCTCTGGGGCAACCCAGCCAAGGCAAAAGCGCCTCTAATAGACGCTAGCAAGCACCTCATCTTAGAAGCAGCCCACCCAAGTCCGCTAGCTCGTGGGGCGTTTTTTGGCTGCAGGCACTTTTCAAAGGCAAATATCTACCTAGCAAACCACGGCAAAACGCCCATAGAGTGGGACTTAAACGCTCAAATTTGA
- a CDS encoding pyridoxamine 5'-phosphate oxidase family protein produces MRRKDRELGRDEALEIIDNCEYGVISCVDDEGEIFSVPISPVRVGESIFIHGANAGSKAKLLQNGRKVEFVCVSFNKVPHLNDSELEMIKDDGKALGGKVFTTEYKSAIAKTIAYEVKDEAKRYEILKILSLKYTAYAMSTFDVAAEYGLKNMKIYELKIESLSAKAKILPKAVKE; encoded by the coding sequence ATGAGGCGAAAAGATAGAGAGCTTGGACGTGATGAGGCACTTGAGATTATCGATAACTGCGAATACGGCGTGATCTCATGCGTGGATGATGAGGGAGAAATTTTTAGCGTGCCTATCTCGCCTGTTAGGGTTGGTGAGAGCATTTTTATCCACGGAGCGAACGCTGGTAGCAAGGCAAAGCTGCTTCAAAATGGGCGAAAAGTGGAGTTTGTCTGCGTTAGCTTTAACAAAGTCCCACACCTAAATGATAGTGAGCTAGAAATGATAAAAGACGACGGCAAGGCGCTTGGTGGCAAGGTCTTTACGACTGAGTACAAAAGCGCCATCGCAAAAACAATAGCCTACGAAGTGAAAGATGAAGCCAAAAGATATGAAATTTTAAAAATTCTTAGCCTTAAATACACAGCCTATGCGATGAGTACCTTTGACGTGGCGGCAGAGTATGGGCTAAAAAATATGAAAATTTACGAGCTAAAGATAGAGAGCCTTAGCGCAAAGGCTAAAATTTTGCCAAAAGCGGTAAAGGAGTAA